The region CACCGCGGTCACGGTGACCGATCAGCCATCGGACAACTACTTCCAGGCCAGCGCCTATCGCATTCTGCCGCCGGCAGACGATGCCGGCAGCGTCGCTCCCGGAGCGGGGATACCGCTGTCCACGCTGCCCATCACCTGCGATTTTCTCAGCCATCGAGACGGCGACCGGGTGCCCGACGGGCTGCTGACCGTGACGGGTTACGCCCTCGCCGGCGACGGGCGCGACGTGGCCCGCGTCGACGTCTCGCTCGATGACGGCCGGAGCTGGCACCAGGCGGAACTGGATCAGCCCCGCAGCCGCTGGAGCTGGCGGCACTGGAGCCTGACCATGACGGCTGCGCCGGGACCGCTGCGCCTGACCGCCCGGGCGTTCGACGACACCGCTGCGACGCAGCCGGAATCCGCGGCCGCGCTGTGGAATCCGAAGGGATACGCGAACAACTCCTGGCCGCGCATCCACCTTTCGGTCGGCTGAGCGGACTCGGGACACTCGCTACTTCCGTCCCCGCGACCGGGGGCCTTCGCCTCTGTTGGGCCCGGGCGATCTTCCGCATCGTGGGCAGCGGACCCCGGCCGCCTCAGCGATATACCCTAGGGGGTATAGTCTGCCGAAGGCGACACCTCGTAGGAAGGACCATTGACATGACCAGCACTGTCGAGAGCACGGCGCCGGCAGCGACGATGCCGCGCATCGGGGATCCGGCACCGTCGTTCACCGCTGTCACCACCCAGGGCGAGATCAACTTCCCCGCCGACTATGCAGGGAAGTGGGTGATCTTCTTCTCCCATCCAGCCGACTTCACACCGGTGTGCACCAGCGAATTCATCACCTTCGCCTCCATGCAGGAAGAATTCGCGGCCTACAACACCGAGCTGGTCGGCCTTTCTGTCGACGGCCTGTACAGCCACATCGCGTGGTTGCGGACCATCAAGGACAAGATCGCCTTCCGTGGGATGCGCGACGTCGAGGTGACCTTCCCGCTCATCGAAGACGTGTCGATGGACATCGCCCGCAGGTACGGGATGATCATGCCCGGCGAGGACTCGACCAAGGCGGTCCGCGCGGTCTTCGTCATCGACCCCGAGGGCGTGGTGCGGGCGGTCATCTATTACCCGCTGTCGCTCGGCCGCAACTTCGACGAACTGCTGCGCGTGATCAAGGCACTGCAGACCGCCGACCACTTCGAGGTGGCCACCCCCGCGGACTGGCGTCCCGGTGAACCCGTGATCGTTCCGACCGCCGGATCCTGCGGGACCGCCAAGGAGCGAATGGAGAATCAGGACCACGGCGTCGAATGCGAGGACTGGTTCTTCTGCACCAAGAAGATTCCTGCCGAAGAGGTGGAGTCCGCGATCCGCCGCGATCAGCGGGGGTGGGAGCCCGCTGGATAGGCGTGGACGAGCGCGGTCGACAGCCTGGGCACCGCGTGGGTGAGCGTGTGCTCCGCGCTGTGGGCGATGTGGTGTGCCTCGGCGAGCGACACGGCGGCGTCGATGTCGAGTTCGGCCTCGGCGTGCAGGCGGTGCCCGATCCAGCGCATCCGCACGCTGCGCACGTCGACCACACCCGGTTCGGCCGCCAAAGCGGCCTCTGCCGCGTCGACGAAGGCGGGATCCACCCCGTCCATCAGCCGGCGGAACACGTCGCGGATGGCGGTGCGCAGCACTGCCAGGATCGCGACGGTGATGACCAGGCCGATGACGGGGTCGGCCGGGGGAAACCCCATCGCGACGCCGCCGGCGCCGAGAAGTACCGCCAGTGACGTGAATCCGTCTGTGCGAGCGTGCAATCCGTCGGCGATGAGCGCGGCCGAGCCGATGCGTCGGCCGATGCGGATCCGGTAGACGGCAACCACTTCGTTGCCGATGAAGCCGACGAGACCGGCCGCGGCGACCCAGCCGACGTGTTCGATCGCGACGGGGTGGACGAGGCGGCGGATCGACTCGACGCCGGCGATGACCGCCGACAGCGTGATCATCGCGATCACGAACAGCCCCGCGATGTCCTCGGCGCGGCCGAAGCCGTAGGTGTAGCGCCGCGTGGCCGTCCTGGTCCCCAGGGCGAAAGCGGTCCACAGCGGGATGGCCGTCAACGCGTCGGAGAAGTTGTGGATGGTGTCGGCGAGCAGCGCGATGGAGCCCGACAGCACAACGATGACGATCTGTGCGACCGCGGTGACGACGAGCACCAGGAGGCTGATCTTGACCGCTCGTATTCCTGCTGCGCTCGACTCCAGGGCGTCGTCGATGCTGTCGGAGGCATCGTGGCTGTGCGGGGCGAAGACCTCGAGAACCGCCGCACGGAAGGCCCCGACGACACCACCGCCGGTGTGGTGGTGGTGCTCGTGGTCATCGCCGTGGTGGTCGACCACGGCGCGGGGTTCGTGGCTCATGCCCCACGCCCGTTGCCGGAGGCCGCTCTCAGTGCGGAGTTCCCGGCGTGCAGTTTCGTCAACTCTGCCGTATCGCGGTGATGTCCGGGAACTCCGGGCCCGGCATGCTCGGCATTGAACACCGCATCGGTGACGAGTTGCTTGATGTGGTCGTTGTCGAGCCGGTAGAACACCGTCGTGCCCTCGCGGCGGGTGTGGACCAACCGCGCCATCCGGAGCTTCGCCAGGTGCTGAGACACCGAGGGGGCGGGCTTGTTCACCTGCGCGGCGAGGTCGTTGACCGAGAGTTCCCGGCTCACCAACGCCCACAGGATCTGCACCCGGGTGGCGTCCGCCAGCATCCGAAACACTTCGACAACCAGGTTCACCTGATCATCGGGCAGGCGGCGCGTGCATTGCCCACTGTCTGCATTCATACGCAGATAGTAGAACTCATTCCTCTCAGGTGGCTAGACCGCCGGGCGGACGTGACCCGTGCTCACCCGAGATGGTCCGTGAGGCGGCCCGTTCTTCCTCGGGACGGTTCGGGAGACACGGCTGAACAGAAACGACGGCGGGGTAGCGGTGTCGACGCGGTGTCCATGGTGCGTCCGCACCGCCGGCAGACCGCCAGCTCCGCCGAGTAGGGGCGGCTGACGGGGAACGTGCTGCCACCGCACGGGCAGCGCGGCTCCGGTGCGTTCATTGTTTGCCTCCTCGATCGGTCTGACGCTGGTTGATCCCAGGCGGTGCAACTCCCTGTGTACCGGCGGAACTTCAGCGAAGCCTTGCGTGAAGCTGAACGCTTCCTATGTCATCGGGGTTGTCGCCGGGGTCGATCCGCGGCGCGAGGGCGCAAGCTCATGATCTTTATGCGCTTTGCCCCGGTGCGGGCTACACTGAACGTTGCCCTACCGCGCAGATGCCTTCCGGTTCAGCTTCCAGCCCACGAGACGCAGCGCCAACCGATCTCGATCCTCGGAGTTGACGATGTCCTCAAGCCCCGAACCCAGCAGCGCCGCTTCCCAATGCATCATCAGTGATTCGTGGCGTGACTCTGTGGTGGTCATTCGTTGTGTCGGCGAACTCGACATGATGACCGTTCCCGAGCTCGAACGCCAGATCGCCAGTGCGATGAAGAAGAGTCCCTCCGCGATGATCGTCGATCTCAGCCGTGTCGAATTCCTCGCCTCGGTCGGCATGGGAGTTCTGGTGGCGACGCACGACCGCTGTGGCTCGGCGACCCGATTCGTCGTGGTGGCCGACGGCCCGGCGACGAGCAGGCCCATGCGGTTGATCGGGCTGACGGAGATCATGTCCGTACACCCCACCCTCGAG is a window of Mycolicibacterium chubuense NBB4 DNA encoding:
- a CDS encoding peroxiredoxin; amino-acid sequence: MTSTVESTAPAATMPRIGDPAPSFTAVTTQGEINFPADYAGKWVIFFSHPADFTPVCTSEFITFASMQEEFAAYNTELVGLSVDGLYSHIAWLRTIKDKIAFRGMRDVEVTFPLIEDVSMDIARRYGMIMPGEDSTKAVRAVFVIDPEGVVRAVIYYPLSLGRNFDELLRVIKALQTADHFEVATPADWRPGEPVIVPTAGSCGTAKERMENQDHGVECEDWFFCTKKIPAEEVESAIRRDQRGWEPAG
- a CDS encoding cation diffusion facilitator family transporter — translated: MSHEPRAVVDHHGDDHEHHHHTGGGVVGAFRAAVLEVFAPHSHDASDSIDDALESSAAGIRAVKISLLVLVVTAVAQIVIVVLSGSIALLADTIHNFSDALTAIPLWTAFALGTRTATRRYTYGFGRAEDIAGLFVIAMITLSAVIAGVESIRRLVHPVAIEHVGWVAAAGLVGFIGNEVVAVYRIRIGRRIGSAALIADGLHARTDGFTSLAVLLGAGGVAMGFPPADPVIGLVITVAILAVLRTAIRDVFRRLMDGVDPAFVDAAEAALAAEPGVVDVRSVRMRWIGHRLHAEAELDIDAAVSLAEAHHIAHSAEHTLTHAVPRLSTALVHAYPAGSHPR
- a CDS encoding ArsR/SmtB family transcription factor, producing the protein MNADSGQCTRRLPDDQVNLVVEVFRMLADATRVQILWALVSRELSVNDLAAQVNKPAPSVSQHLAKLRMARLVHTRREGTTVFYRLDNDHIKQLVTDAVFNAEHAGPGVPGHHRDTAELTKLHAGNSALRAASGNGRGA
- a CDS encoding STAS domain-containing protein; this encodes MVVIRCVGELDMMTVPELERQIASAMKKSPSAMIVDLSRVEFLASVGMGVLVATHDRCGSATRFVVVADGPATSRPMRLIGLTEIMSVHPTLEAAVADVTA